The proteins below are encoded in one region of Methanosarcina barkeri 3:
- a CDS encoding RAMP superfamily CRISPR-associated protein produces MGYTCFELRFKARSPIFIGSRKIGFIQQTRRYIPGKTLWGAITSNVARKLIDEGVKYNPKVYEKVGKCIEGYVKNTYFFPEIIGQKKRNSKDTFNPSFTKEGLKYGQCSEREFESTFISSFVSTATLGSRNSAMDESLHETEYILNKVNCKTGVKQVYWKGYLFVKEDISGKCSVKNSEEFEEIELGYEGKSIKLLEALSEIRVGGDLRYGFGTLELCKNKVKKIEKGASVFNWDLENTDRLIFNNGCTNEESAVSGKNFEGNPIFGHLLLNTDEIGTYRGELEPLVGRIYDSKKGFGRRLDSNGVAFVPGTCFGDKINKIELDSCGLLKFSNLD; encoded by the coding sequence ATGGGCTATACATGCTTTGAATTACGTTTTAAAGCCAGATCCCCAATCTTCATCGGCAGCCGAAAAATTGGCTTTATTCAGCAAACTCGAAGATACATTCCAGGGAAAACACTGTGGGGAGCTATAACCTCAAATGTTGCAAGAAAACTAATAGATGAAGGCGTAAAATATAACCCCAAAGTTTACGAAAAAGTTGGGAAATGTATTGAAGGTTATGTAAAAAACACGTATTTTTTTCCAGAGATTATAGGTCAAAAAAAGAGGAACAGTAAAGATACATTCAATCCTAGCTTTACGAAAGAAGGCTTAAAATACGGCCAGTGTTCCGAAAGAGAATTTGAATCCACTTTCATTAGTTCTTTTGTTTCCACAGCCACACTAGGGAGCAGAAACTCAGCAATGGATGAAAGTTTGCATGAGACCGAATATATTTTGAACAAGGTAAATTGCAAAACTGGGGTTAAGCAGGTTTACTGGAAAGGATATCTTTTTGTGAAAGAAGACATTTCTGGAAAATGTTCTGTAAAAAACAGTGAAGAATTTGAAGAGATAGAACTTGGGTATGAAGGTAAATCAATAAAGTTACTTGAAGCTTTAAGTGAAATCCGTGTAGGTGGTGACCTTAGATATGGATTTGGAACATTGGAGCTGTGCAAAAATAAAGTGAAGAAGATTGAAAAAGGAGCCTCTGTTTTTAACTGGGACCTTGAAAACACCGATCGCTTGATTTTCAATAACGGTTGTACAAATGAAGAAAGCGCTGTCTCGGGGAAGAATTTTGAAGGAAATCCTATATTCGGCCACCTGTTACTAAACACCGATGAAATTGGAACATATAGGGGTGAGCTTGAACCACTTGTGGGAAGAATATACGATAGTAAAAAGGGGTTTGGAAGGCGTTTGGATTCCAATGGGGTTGCGTTTGTTCCTGGTACTTGTTTTGGAGATAAAATAAATAAAATTGAACTTGATTCCTGTGGTCTGCTTAAATTTTCGAATTTAGATTAA
- the cmr4 gene encoding type III-B CRISPR module RAMP protein Cmr4 — protein MSKYLMFALDPIHIGTGGYQIGRVDNTIVREPSTNIPKIPGSSIAGTSRTYATYKAINEGKIDKKNIDCAGQDKAVSDKKERGHCGDCIICKSFGFSKNDEKIGSSQGLVYFSDAHILLFPVSTRLGPAWITSPMLLEDFDIQLEENEPSDDCIVVGSEFSKESSLNLGWLNLPIENGKELPSFDHLASLGPKKNKLLSSRIVIVPDSLISQIINSNLEVRTSVSIDPVTGAGKDGALFTSEAIPRSTILWFELGINDPDYFGYGKKSENSSEEGKSNTRISLLDVKSIVKGGFCYFETLGIGGMVTRGFGRVTIEEVGENDSK, from the coding sequence ATGAGTAAATACCTTATGTTTGCGCTTGATCCGATACACATCGGCACCGGGGGCTACCAGATAGGACGTGTGGACAATACTATAGTGAGAGAGCCTTCAACCAATATCCCGAAGATCCCCGGAAGTAGCATTGCAGGGACTTCAAGGACTTATGCTACATATAAAGCAATCAATGAAGGAAAAATAGATAAAAAAAACATAGATTGTGCTGGACAGGATAAAGCAGTGTCCGATAAAAAAGAGAGAGGGCACTGTGGGGATTGCATAATCTGCAAATCTTTCGGTTTTTCCAAAAATGATGAAAAAATAGGGAGCTCGCAAGGGCTTGTTTACTTCAGTGACGCTCACATTCTTTTGTTCCCTGTTAGCACCAGGCTAGGGCCTGCGTGGATAACATCTCCCATGCTTTTAGAAGATTTTGACATTCAATTAGAGGAAAACGAACCTTCTGATGATTGTATAGTGGTTGGCTCTGAGTTCTCAAAGGAATCAAGCCTGAATCTTGGGTGGCTCAATCTTCCAATTGAAAATGGAAAAGAACTGCCATCCTTTGATCACCTTGCATCCCTTGGGCCAAAGAAAAATAAATTGCTCTCCAGTAGAATTGTAATCGTGCCTGATTCATTAATTTCACAGATTATTAATTCCAACCTTGAGGTCAGAACTTCAGTATCTATTGATCCGGTAACTGGTGCAGGAAAGGATGGTGCCCTTTTTACCAGTGAAGCCATCCCAAGGAGCACTATACTCTGGTTTGAACTGGGTATAAACGATCCTGATTATTTTGGATATGGCAAAAAGAGTGAGAACAGCTCAGAAGAAGGGAAAAGTAACACCCGGATCTCGCTTCTTGATGTTAAATCAATTGTTAAAGGTGGGTTCTGCTACTTTGAGACTCTTGGTATCGGTGGGATGGTCACAAGAGGTTTCGGAAGAGTCACGATTGAGGAAGTGGGAGAAAATGACTCAAAATAA
- a CDS encoding CRISPR-associated protein Csx11 encodes MLHDLGKLSQEFITKQSKDSPNCNFEHEDILKGCTKNFDYTDFLPPRLKIIISKKEILSIFNRDLNNRDFKKGKYIFTQKLTDPSQLISKHHNKNSGIGLIKLLSNIDGLDSGVDKGLLQNNGKQPKDRVFKSTSFGYESEKNEIELLNLKIIRDELCNELANLLEQICENPNKIALIRRKILPLIKREFLKSLGDTRRSGNDVTLWDHSYSVASLYKSAIVNMIHKEEWINPKDLKWVIIGVQYDKLGLIEKAHKLVDIVAYRKLTEDIDKEIKIYIEEELPIGNEIYKDESGIYFIGPDIGKDSLEKLIKEDILCRVNKKSDGEVIPYINISEPSRSLVLLTKLLTEAKGNFQLYEGIPIWKDKWDQALTINVQDALVYKSSCNICKNINKCAINNRKNLKRSFCKNTCTRYSECVAGGGNKEHQVDICPVCKIHPKCEYQEVCKCCLNRRENRINDWLPDFSNKKYPTIWIDEIADSNGKVAIITGRFNISKWLEGELLNTVFSQTLESYAHEYKNWNSLCDSLKQELENDNEKSEILEKIAGESYYGQSPRQFYEDLVVDRNPLWNTKISSWDSSSSEKAAERLLLTVFRKHPSPSRLRRIWTSTKDFWIEIQNELKEDQGIYLELESKKNIENRFKRLEVILDEPFPKAKAVYHLKFEKVGLLSYYDGTKFVSVQNLQHFLLHKEDIAKYKQIDIKSEDEKNSEYKNYKVKEIKFSEKSYRPFLEILLSPITFQFIVPANSVPAVFKKITDKYDKEMGNVAGRLPLNLGVVFFDYKTALYASVNASRRILTGFENADFLDFSVISKNSSTIDLEVSKPETRKKKVQLGTSSNAQARYYFNFLINASEDEAQKRKGFFETFIDGKNEFLISGSDLSPDDNVKLYPNYFDFEFLDTTARRLEIRYKNRKRIQKSSLMGPRPYLLEEFISIFEQVWELFDKPTMTTSQLKNIQENLVKLHMDWKDCKEKNKTEYYETLEKHIENILINVGTRKWWSSLDEEGKELLKKVCLDKTIFDILEFYNSILKMKPNGDKNE; translated from the coding sequence ATGTTACATGATCTTGGAAAACTTAGTCAAGAATTTATCACAAAACAGAGTAAAGATTCTCCAAACTGCAATTTTGAACATGAAGATATTCTCAAAGGCTGTACCAAAAACTTCGATTATACTGATTTTTTACCTCCTCGATTAAAAATCATTATTTCAAAAAAAGAGATATTGAGTATATTCAATAGAGATCTAAACAATAGAGATTTTAAAAAAGGAAAATATATATTTACTCAGAAATTAACGGATCCAAGCCAGCTAATTTCAAAACACCATAACAAAAATAGTGGAATTGGATTAATAAAATTATTGTCAAACATAGATGGTTTAGATTCTGGTGTAGATAAGGGACTTCTACAGAATAATGGCAAGCAACCAAAAGATAGAGTTTTTAAGTCCACATCTTTTGGTTATGAGAGTGAAAAAAATGAAATTGAATTATTAAATCTTAAAATAATTAGAGATGAACTATGCAATGAACTTGCTAACTTGCTGGAACAGATATGTGAGAATCCAAATAAAATTGCTCTAATTAGAAGAAAGATTCTCCCCTTGATTAAAAGAGAATTTTTAAAGTCGCTTGGAGATACTAGAAGAAGCGGAAATGATGTTACTTTATGGGATCATTCATATTCGGTTGCAAGTCTTTACAAATCAGCCATAGTAAATATGATACATAAAGAGGAATGGATCAATCCAAAAGATTTAAAGTGGGTTATTATAGGAGTACAATATGATAAGCTTGGTCTAATAGAAAAAGCACATAAATTAGTTGATATTGTAGCATACCGAAAACTAACTGAAGATATTGATAAAGAAATAAAAATATATATCGAAGAAGAGTTGCCTATTGGAAATGAAATATACAAAGATGAAAGTGGCATCTATTTTATTGGTCCTGATATAGGCAAAGATTCTCTTGAGAAATTGATAAAAGAAGATATACTGTGTAGAGTAAATAAAAAATCTGATGGAGAAGTAATCCCATATATAAACATAAGTGAACCTTCTCGCTCTCTTGTACTACTCACAAAGCTTTTAACCGAAGCAAAAGGTAACTTTCAGCTGTACGAAGGAATTCCTATATGGAAAGACAAATGGGATCAAGCTTTAACTATCAACGTTCAAGATGCTCTTGTTTATAAAAGTTCCTGTAACATTTGCAAAAACATAAACAAGTGTGCAATTAATAATAGAAAAAATCTAAAACGTAGCTTTTGTAAGAATACCTGTACAAGGTATAGTGAGTGTGTGGCTGGGGGAGGTAATAAAGAACATCAGGTTGATATTTGTCCTGTATGTAAGATCCATCCAAAATGTGAATATCAAGAAGTTTGTAAGTGTTGTTTGAATAGAAGAGAAAATCGAATAAATGATTGGTTGCCTGATTTCTCCAATAAGAAGTATCCGACAATTTGGATTGATGAAATTGCAGATTCAAATGGAAAAGTAGCAATTATAACAGGAAGATTTAACATAAGCAAGTGGCTTGAAGGAGAGCTCCTTAACACCGTGTTTTCTCAGACTCTGGAATCATATGCACATGAATACAAAAATTGGAACTCTTTATGTGACAGTTTGAAACAAGAATTAGAAAATGATAACGAAAAATCAGAAATTTTGGAAAAAATTGCTGGAGAATCATACTATGGTCAAAGTCCTCGACAGTTTTATGAAGATCTTGTGGTGGATAGAAATCCACTTTGGAACACTAAAATAAGTAGTTGGGATAGTTCCAGTAGTGAAAAAGCGGCAGAACGTCTACTATTAACTGTTTTCAGAAAACATCCATCTCCTTCTCGTCTACGAAGAATTTGGACATCTACCAAAGATTTCTGGATCGAAATTCAAAATGAATTGAAAGAAGATCAGGGTATTTACTTAGAGCTTGAATCCAAAAAGAATATTGAAAATAGATTCAAGCGTTTGGAAGTTATATTGGATGAACCATTTCCAAAAGCTAAAGCGGTATATCATCTAAAATTCGAAAAAGTTGGTCTTCTTTCATACTATGATGGCACCAAATTTGTATCTGTCCAGAATCTCCAACATTTTCTCTTACACAAAGAAGACATCGCCAAGTATAAACAAATAGATATAAAGTCAGAAGATGAAAAAAACTCTGAATATAAAAACTATAAAGTAAAGGAAATAAAATTCAGTGAAAAGTCATATAGACCTTTTTTAGAAATTCTGCTGTCTCCAATAACCTTTCAGTTTATTGTGCCTGCAAATAGTGTTCCTGCAGTTTTTAAGAAAATCACAGATAAATATGATAAAGAAATGGGAAATGTCGCTGGCAGGTTACCTCTGAATTTGGGAGTTGTATTTTTTGATTACAAAACAGCTCTTTATGCCTCTGTAAATGCATCTCGAAGGATACTCACAGGTTTTGAAAACGCTGATTTTTTGGATTTCTCTGTAATCTCAAAGAACTCTTCTACAATTGACTTGGAAGTTTCTAAACCAGAAACAAGGAAGAAAAAAGTACAATTGGGAACGAGTTCAAATGCTCAGGCAAGGTATTATTTTAACTTTCTAATTAATGCTTCTGAAGATGAAGCACAAAAAAGAAAGGGTTTCTTTGAAACATTCATAGACGGTAAAAACGAATTTTTGATAAGTGGATCCGATTTAAGCCCAGATGACAATGTAAAGTTGTATCCGAATTACTTTGATTTTGAATTTTTAGATACTACTGCCCGAAGATTAGAAATCAGATATAAGAACCGTAAAAGAATTCAAAAAAGTTCACTCATGGGACCAAGACCTTACCTTCTTGAAGAGTTTATCTCCATATTCGAACAAGTATGGGAGTTGTTCGATAAACCAACAATGACTACATCACAACTCAAAAACATACAAGAAAATCTTGTGAAGCTTCATATGGATTGGAAAGACTGTAAAGAAAAAAATAAAACTGAATACTATGAAACTCTCGAAAAACACATTGAAAATATTTTGATAAATGTTGGAACTCGTAAGTGGTGGAGTTCTTTAGATGAAGAAGGGAAAGAGCTACTTAAGAAGGTTTGTCTCGACAAAACGATTTTTGATATTCTGGAATTTTACAACTCTATACTAAAAATGAAGCCAAATGGTGATAAAAATGAGTAA
- a CDS encoding RAMP superfamily CRISPR-associated protein, with amino-acid sequence METNFFDFYVEGERNSFWNVKLLSKSMQYKEVKKEAYQNAKDKYQNELYRSYDYFISNELKSLDILGLYKPDIEVKNLPRYSLLIQFKFKLKKPFYSNDDDDFYIIENSITKEHVFKIPMIRASSWKGNLRNTIIKINQIDKNPEDSNIIKRLFGYTTETGKNQKKGRLIFYPTYFDQIGLEIIAPHDRNSKTVKNPILYEVVPKGGSGFFSLFYIPFDLIGVENPNLEEIKEDYNQISNAIKKMMTTYGFGAKTSSGYGVVEDEIDCIVNISPYKLSAFDDMQKMIEGGLS; translated from the coding sequence ATGGAAACTAATTTTTTCGATTTTTATGTTGAAGGAGAAAGAAACTCATTTTGGAATGTAAAACTACTATCAAAATCAATGCAATATAAAGAAGTTAAAAAGGAAGCATATCAGAATGCAAAGGATAAGTACCAAAATGAGCTTTACAGATCATATGATTATTTTATTTCAAACGAATTAAAATCATTAGATATACTTGGACTTTATAAACCCGATATAGAAGTAAAAAACTTACCTAGATATTCTTTACTTATTCAGTTTAAATTTAAGCTTAAAAAACCATTTTATTCTAATGACGATGATGATTTCTATATAATTGAGAATTCCATTACAAAAGAACATGTATTCAAAATCCCAATGATACGTGCTAGTAGTTGGAAAGGGAATTTAAGAAATACAATTATAAAAATTAATCAGATTGATAAAAACCCTGAAGACAGCAACATAATAAAAAGACTTTTTGGTTATACTACTGAAACAGGTAAGAACCAGAAAAAAGGTAGGCTAATATTTTATCCAACTTATTTTGACCAGATTGGACTTGAAATAATTGCACCTCATGATAGAAATTCAAAGACTGTGAAAAATCCAATTTTGTATGAGGTTGTGCCAAAAGGCGGCTCGGGGTTCTTTAGTTTATTTTATATTCCTTTTGATTTAATCGGAGTTGAGAATCCAAATTTGGAGGAAATTAAAGAAGATTATAATCAAATATCTAATGCAATCAAGAAAATGATGACAACATACGGTTTTGGTGCTAAGACAAGTAGTGGATATGGTGTTGTAGAAGATGAAATTGACTGCATTGTAAATATCAGTCCATATAAGTTATCTGCATTTGATGATATGCAAAAAATGATCGAGGGGGGATTAAGCTGA
- the cmr1 gene encoding type III-B CRISPR module RAMP protein Cmr1 has translation MIKTEIKFKTLTPIWTGDADRKCTTIKETSIIGSMRWWYEAIIRGMGGYACDPSNGGCEFNTVGYERARKNGKSVDESLEIGLKNVCPVCRLFGCTGWKRRFRIEVEGKPPVKLVFEEKIKVFDAEFWIKKTYSNSMAFYSNEYFKFYLITEENEEIKNKLLFLLNFMEKVGSIGSKSQNGFGLVKFDELDPRFDLKNLKNQVYKFNETNQDKLRISKKLSHLRNIQDLYYFDVEIEPTDVLEEFVGLEHYDKNLLLTGFILRYFLRKEFKSLKKFEINSLVLNASDLNHQQSRRYNREKYHTRKKYKNTSKIVTRALFGSDLKNKWASLVEISHLYRVNDAYNFRVLCNLPPVITYDEISIRFNKKEVIKKIQSVLKNNFSVKIEGDLSEENIDIKDLSVLNNFNFLGDNVYGN, from the coding sequence ATGATTAAAACCGAAATCAAATTTAAGACTTTGACTCCCATCTGGACTGGAGACGCAGATAGAAAATGCACGACTATCAAAGAGACAAGCATTATTGGAAGTATGAGGTGGTGGTATGAAGCAATAATTAGAGGGATGGGGGGATATGCTTGTGATCCTTCAAATGGTGGATGTGAGTTTAATACAGTGGGTTATGAGAGAGCAAGGAAAAATGGAAAGAGCGTTGATGAATCACTCGAAATCGGGCTAAAAAATGTGTGCCCTGTCTGCAGGTTATTTGGGTGTACTGGATGGAAAAGAAGGTTTAGGATAGAGGTTGAGGGCAAACCGCCCGTAAAGCTAGTTTTTGAAGAAAAAATAAAAGTTTTTGATGCAGAGTTCTGGATAAAAAAAACTTATTCTAACTCAATGGCTTTTTACTCTAATGAATACTTCAAGTTTTACTTAATTACAGAAGAAAATGAAGAGATCAAAAATAAGCTTCTTTTTTTATTGAACTTTATGGAAAAAGTAGGATCTATTGGATCGAAATCTCAGAATGGTTTTGGATTAGTTAAATTTGATGAACTTGATCCACGTTTTGATTTGAAAAATTTGAAAAATCAAGTATACAAATTCAACGAAACTAATCAGGACAAATTACGAATAAGTAAAAAATTGAGCCATTTAAGAAACATACAAGATCTCTATTATTTCGATGTAGAGATTGAACCAACAGATGTTCTCGAAGAATTTGTTGGTTTAGAACATTACGATAAAAACTTGCTTCTCACTGGATTTATACTTAGATATTTTTTACGAAAAGAGTTTAAATCTCTTAAGAAATTTGAAATAAATTCTTTGGTATTAAATGCCTCTGATTTGAACCATCAACAATCTCGGCGCTATAATCGTGAAAAATATCACACTAGAAAAAAATATAAAAATACTTCAAAAATTGTAACTAGAGCTTTATTTGGTTCAGATTTAAAAAATAAATGGGCAAGCTTAGTTGAGATAAGTCATCTCTACAGGGTTAATGATGCTTATAATTTCAGAGTTCTTTGCAATCTCCCTCCAGTTATTACATATGATGAGATCTCCATTAGATTTAATAAAAAAGAAGTTATTAAAAAGATTCAGTCCGTGCTTAAAAATAATTTTTCAGTTAAGATTGAGGGAGATTTATCCGAGGAAAACATAGATATTAAAGATTTATCCGTTTTAAATAATTTTAACTTTCTGGGTGATAATGTTTATGGAAACTAA
- a CDS encoding CRISPR-associated endonuclease Cas6 — protein sequence MTTENIKLKTLEMTFEGSEEFKGDANQIRGFFASKFNEYDQLHNHNTDKFCYRYPLVQYKVLDRMPLVVGINEGAETLKGLFDKFDTVTLPHEDFEITEMSLRLKKQDFGLTKNLYFYEFLTPWLALNKENEEKFFETINPEEKKEILRKTLVGNLLSMSKAFGYTVPDTIKCDVDVELRGSKYKQMDFTSFTGGFIANFLIPDFMGVGKGVAKGFGTVRKITSYNTQKSSDHEFSDFLNTKISSHN from the coding sequence ATGACTACGGAAAATATTAAACTCAAAACTCTTGAAATGACTTTTGAAGGCTCAGAAGAGTTCAAAGGGGACGCAAATCAGATACGTGGTTTCTTTGCGTCAAAATTCAATGAATACGATCAACTCCACAACCACAATACTGACAAGTTTTGTTATCGTTATCCTCTGGTGCAGTACAAAGTTCTTGATAGAATGCCGCTAGTGGTTGGCATAAATGAAGGAGCAGAAACTTTAAAAGGTTTATTCGATAAATTTGATACGGTTACTCTTCCTCACGAGGACTTTGAAATCACTGAAATGTCTCTGAGGCTTAAAAAACAGGACTTTGGCCTTACAAAAAACCTCTACTTTTACGAGTTTCTCACTCCCTGGCTTGCCCTTAATAAAGAAAATGAAGAGAAATTCTTTGAGACTATAAACCCTGAAGAAAAAAAGGAAATCCTCAGGAAGACGCTTGTAGGAAATTTACTCTCAATGTCAAAAGCTTTTGGGTATACGGTTCCTGATACTATAAAATGCGATGTTGATGTGGAGCTCAGAGGTTCAAAGTACAAACAAATGGATTTTACTTCTTTTACAGGCGGTTTTATAGCTAATTTTTTGATTCCGGATTTTATGGGAGTGGGAAAGGGGGTTGCTAAGGGGTTTGGGACTGTGAGGAAAATTACAAGCTACAATACTCAAAAATCCTCCGATCATGAATTCAGTGACTTTCTGAATACCAAAATATCATCTCATAATTAA
- a CDS encoding saccharopine dehydrogenase NADP-binding domain-containing protein: MKKMFSNKILIIGYGSVSQCTLPLLLDKLDVPLENITLIDFEDKSKALKKYTNQGLRFVCEKITPKNLNQVLSQYMENEGLIIDLSWNIDANEIISWCHDHNVLYVNTSVEVWDPAEKFLTQSLLEKSLYFRQMKLLELSRDWKDAPTAVVDHGANPGLITHFVKQGLLDIAARTCADKKVSPEDEKEIALLAKNRDFAHLAKKLGVKVIHCSERDTQIASRPKEVNEFVGTWSIEGLREEGTAPVEIAWGTHENKLPHMAHIPPYGPKNVILLPQMGINTWVRSWIPDEEIVGMAIRHGESYGLSKLLTVWEDDRAVYRPTVHYAYMPCHDTLSSLCELRGRNYELQPKLRIMTNEITSGEDIMGALLMGHSYNSWWTGSALSIEETRSLAPGQNATTLQVAAGIVAAILWMLENPREGIKTPEDLPHDFVLDIAKPYLGKFISTPSDWTPLKNRKIFFKENPAVKHNPDPWQLENFLFVG; this comes from the coding sequence ATGAAAAAAATGTTTTCAAATAAAATCCTCATTATAGGTTATGGCTCAGTTTCACAATGTACTCTACCCCTTTTACTGGATAAACTCGATGTTCCGCTAGAAAACATTACTTTAATTGATTTTGAAGACAAATCAAAAGCTCTGAAAAAATATACCAATCAGGGATTAAGATTCGTCTGTGAAAAAATTACCCCGAAAAATTTGAATCAAGTTTTGTCACAATATATGGAAAATGAAGGCTTGATCATTGATCTTTCATGGAATATCGATGCCAATGAAATCATTAGTTGGTGCCATGATCACAATGTATTGTACGTTAATACGTCTGTTGAAGTATGGGACCCTGCTGAGAAATTTTTGACTCAAAGCTTATTGGAAAAATCTCTTTATTTCCGACAAATGAAATTGCTTGAACTTTCCCGTGATTGGAAAGATGCGCCTACTGCTGTCGTTGACCATGGCGCAAATCCCGGCCTGATAACTCACTTCGTAAAGCAAGGCTTGCTGGATATTGCCGCTCGCACCTGTGCTGATAAGAAAGTCTCTCCTGAAGATGAAAAAGAAATTGCCCTCCTTGCAAAAAACAGGGATTTTGCTCACCTGGCTAAGAAATTGGGAGTCAAAGTGATCCATTGTAGTGAGAGGGATACTCAAATTGCCAGCCGACCAAAGGAAGTTAATGAATTTGTAGGAACATGGAGCATTGAAGGACTAAGAGAAGAAGGAACGGCTCCGGTTGAAATCGCCTGGGGAACGCATGAGAACAAATTGCCGCACATGGCGCATATACCTCCTTACGGACCGAAAAATGTAATTCTCTTGCCCCAGATGGGCATTAATACATGGGTCAGATCATGGATACCAGATGAAGAAATTGTAGGTATGGCGATCCGTCACGGCGAATCATATGGCCTTTCAAAACTGTTAACTGTTTGGGAAGACGACAGGGCGGTCTATAGGCCTACCGTACATTATGCTTACATGCCCTGTCATGATACGCTTTCTTCTCTTTGCGAATTGCGTGGCCGGAATTATGAACTTCAACCCAAACTCAGGATTATGACAAATGAAATCACATCCGGAGAGGATATAATGGGTGCACTCTTGATGGGCCATTCTTATAATTCCTGGTGGACTGGCAGCGCATTGAGCATTGAAGAGACCAGATCCCTTGCTCCCGGTCAGAATGCTACTACTCTTCAGGTAGCTGCAGGCATTGTTGCTGCTATACTCTGGATGCTTGAAAATCCACGAGAAGGTATTAAAACACCTGAGGACTTGCCTCATGACTTTGTCCTGGATATCGCCAAACCCTATCTCGGAAAATTTATCTCCACACCTTCGGACTGGACACCACTTAAAAATCGCAAAATATTTTTCAAAGAAAATCCAGCCGTGAAACACAATCCCGACCCATGGCAACTCGAAAATTTTCTTTTCGTAGGTTAA